In Candidatus Methylacidiphilales bacterium, the sequence CGGAGGGTGCCTTCGCGGTCGAGTTTGCGTTTGAGCCGTTTGAGGGCTTTGTCTACGGATTCTCCTTTTTTGAGTTTTACTTCTGACATTGGGTTAGTTGTTGGGTGTTGTTTTGGGATGGGGAGATGGGATGTTATTGGGTGGAGGTGTGGCGTCAAGTTTTTTGGTGGGTTTTTTTTCAGGGGCTTTGCTGAGGGCGTGGATTTCTTTTGGGGTGAGGAGTCGGTAGTGGCCTTTGGGGAGGCCTTTGAGGGTGATGGGGCCGAATTGGACGCGGATGAGGCGCTCGACTTCGTATCCGAGGCGGTAGAGCATGTGGCGGATTTGGCGGTTGAGGCCTTGTGTGAGGGTGATGCGGAGGGTGCGTGGGGAGAGGGGTTGGACGTGCTGGCATTGGGCGTAGCCGCCTGGGATGGGGAATCCGTGTGTGAGTTTTTTGGTGTGAGTGGGGTCGTAGGGGCGGTCGAGGGTGACGTGGTAGATTTTGGGGATTTTGTAGCGGGGATGGGTGAGGGTGTGGGCCCAGGCGCCGTCGTTGGTGATGAGGAGGAGGCCTTCGCTTTGTTTGTCGAGGCGGCCGACGTAGAAGGTGCGGGGCCAGTGGCGGGGGAGGAGTTGGTAGATGGTTTTTTCGGCGTGTTGTGGGGAGGCGGTGCAGGTGTAGCCTTTGGGTTTGTGGAGGATGGCGTAGATGGGGCGGGCTGGGGTGAGCGGGCGTCCGCGGTAGGTGACGGTGTCGGTGGGGTGGATTTGGGTGGCGAGGGAGCGGGTGATTTGGCCGTTGACGGCGATGAGGCCTTGGAGGATGAGGGTTTCGACGGCGCGGCGTGAGCCGAGGCCTGCTTGGGCGAGGAAGCGGTTGAGGCGGATGGGGGGCAAGGTTATTCGGGTTTAGTCTTGGGGAGGCCGATGACGGGTTGACCTTCTTTCCATTGGCCGCGTTTTTTCATGAGGTCGATGCGTTCGATGCGTTTGAGGACGTTGCGTTTGGCCATGGTGGCTGCTTTGGATCGTAGGCTGCGGTGTTGGGACATAGGGTGGATGGGGTTTTGGGGTTTTTGTTGATGGAGTTTTTTTGGGTGATGTGCACTCGGGGAGACTCGAACTCCCATGGGTTGCCCCACTAGCACCTCAAGCTAGCGCGTCTGCCATTTCGCCACGAGTGCGGTAGGGTGGTGTTTAACAGAGAGGGGTGTGTGGTCAAGAAAATCTGCGGTGGTGGAGGGGTGGGTTTGGACTTTTCTTGCGTGGGTGGTGTGGTAGGAGGTGTGGTATGGCGCGTGCGGCTGTTTTTCTGGATCGGGACGATACGTTGATTGTGAATGTGCCGTATCTTGGGGATCCGGAGGGGGTGGTGTTGTTGAATGGGGTGAGGGAAGGGTTGTGGCGGTTGAAGGGGGCGGGGTTGGCGTTGGTGGTGATAACGAATCAGTCGGGTGTGGGGCGGGGGTTGATCTCGGTGGAGCAGGTGGAGGCGGTGAATCGGCGGGTGATGGAGCTTGTGGGGGAGGGGGTGATCGAGCGTGTGTATAGTTGCTACGGGACGCCGGAGTGGGATCCTGAGGGGTGTCGGAAGCCTTCGCCGAGATTGGTGTGGCAGGCGGCGAGGGAGTTGGATTTGGATTTGGGGCGTTCGTTTTTTATTGGGGATAGGAGGA encodes:
- a CDS encoding small basic protein, whose amino-acid sequence is MGVRVSPSAHHPKKLHQQKPQNPIHPMSQHRSLRSKAATMAKRNVLKRIERIDLMKKRGQWKEGQPVIGLPKTKPE
- a CDS encoding HAD family hydrolase → MARAAVFLDRDDTLIVNVPYLGDPEGVVLLNGVREGLWRLKGAGLALVVITNQSGVGRGLISVEQVEAVNRRVMELVGEGVIERVYSCYGTPEWDPEGCRKPSPRLVWQAARELDLDLGRSFFIGDRRSDMLCARNAGVKGVLVLTGRHDPAEVERAKGEADWVARDFAEAVGWVMVRLKEAMDGRI
- a CDS encoding rRNA pseudouridine synthase translates to MPPIRLNRFLAQAGLGSRRAVETLILQGLIAVNGQITRSLATQIHPTDTVTYRGRPLTPARPIYAILHKPKGYTCTASPQHAEKTIYQLLPRHWPRTFYVGRLDKQSEGLLLITNDGAWAHTLTHPRYKIPKIYHVTLDRPYDPTHTKKLTHGFPIPGGYAQCQHVQPLSPRTLRITLTQGLNRQIRHMLYRLGYEVERLIRVQFGPITLKGLPKGHYRLLTPKEIHALSKAPEKKPTKKLDATPPPNNIPSPHPKTTPNN